One Methylosinus sp. C49 DNA segment encodes these proteins:
- a CDS encoding flagellin produces the protein MSSILTNASAITALQSLRSVQSSLASTQKEISTGLKISSATDNASTWSIAQTMKSDQGVLSTISDSLSVSSSVLNVATAAVTNAISVINNIKSAVAQAAQPGADTAKIGTSLTGLSDQLKSIVTSANFNGLNLLDGSRSTFNSIASYSDGTGTAASALNTIDLNVTALIGGGGASPVVAAGAGILEAAQATGATAATDFTSLSASDVASAATITDTLSNADKVIADLTKYASQIGATQSSVNGQAAFMKTLNEGLTAGVSSLVDADMNEASTRLQALQTQQQLGVQSLSIANQNSQIILRLFQ, from the coding sequence ATGTCCAGCATTTTGACCAACGCCTCCGCCATCACCGCTCTGCAGTCGCTGCGCTCGGTTCAGTCCTCGCTCGCCTCGACCCAGAAGGAGATTTCGACCGGCCTGAAGATTTCTTCGGCCACCGACAACGCCTCCACCTGGTCGATCGCCCAGACGATGAAATCCGACCAGGGCGTTCTCTCGACCATCAGCGACTCGCTGTCGGTTAGCTCCTCAGTGCTCAACGTCGCCACCGCGGCCGTGACCAACGCCATCTCGGTCATCAACAACATCAAATCCGCTGTCGCGCAGGCAGCTCAGCCGGGCGCGGACACGGCGAAGATCGGCACCAGCCTCACCGGCCTCAGCGATCAGCTCAAGAGCATCGTCACCTCCGCGAACTTCAACGGCCTCAATCTGCTCGATGGCTCGCGCAGCACCTTCAATTCCATCGCCTCCTATAGCGACGGAACCGGCACTGCGGCTTCGGCGCTGAACACGATCGACCTCAACGTCACGGCGCTGATCGGCGGCGGCGGCGCCTCGCCCGTGGTCGCGGCCGGCGCCGGCATATTGGAGGCGGCTCAGGCCACCGGCGCTACTGCGGCGACCGATTTCACGAGCCTTTCGGCGAGCGACGTCGCTTCGGCCGCGACGATCACCGACACTCTGTCCAACGCCGACAAGGTGATCGCGGATCTCACGAAATACGCCTCGCAGATCGGCGCGACGCAGAGCAGCGTCAACGGCCAGGCCGCCTTCATGAAGACCCTGAACGAGGGTCTGACCGCGGGCGTGAGCTCGCTGGTCGACGCCGACATGAACGAAGCCTCGACCCGCCTGCAGGCCTTGCAGACGCAGCAGCAGCTCGGCGTCCAGTCGCTGTCGATCGCCAATCAGAACAGCCAGATCATTCTGCGCCTGTTCCAGTAA
- a CDS encoding flagellar basal body-associated FliL family protein, whose protein sequence is MAAPSGTSNAAETHSSSSGQLALALIVATVLGAGGGGFLGFTLTGDPATAAKSGEPAPAESAAPKKSAEPVDKGHGGHGAAAPSEGAKDAPLAKMKLKELAPIVTNLAVPETGWVRLQASIVYDSQAVPQPDILISQVTADIVAFLRTMTLASLEGSDGLRRLHEDLTDRAATRSEGHIQEVIIQALVVQ, encoded by the coding sequence GTGGCCGCGCCGTCTGGCACCTCCAACGCCGCCGAAACGCATTCGTCGTCCTCCGGCCAGCTGGCGCTCGCGCTCATCGTCGCGACGGTGCTCGGCGCCGGGGGCGGCGGCTTTTTGGGCTTCACGCTGACCGGCGATCCGGCCACGGCCGCAAAATCCGGGGAGCCCGCCCCGGCCGAGAGCGCGGCGCCGAAAAAGAGCGCCGAGCCCGTCGATAAGGGACATGGCGGACATGGCGCCGCCGCGCCCAGCGAAGGCGCGAAGGATGCGCCGCTGGCGAAGATGAAGCTCAAGGAGCTCGCGCCGATCGTCACCAATCTCGCCGTGCCGGAGACCGGATGGGTGCGCCTTCAGGCGTCGATCGTCTATGACTCCCAAGCCGTGCCGCAGCCGGACATATTGATCTCGCAAGTGACCGCGGACATCGTCGCCTTTCTGCGGACGATGACTCTGGCCTCGCTCGAAGGCTCGGACGGCCTGCGGCGTTTGCATGAAGATCTGACCGATCGGGCGGCGACACGGTCAGAAGGGCATATTCAGGAGGTCATCATTCAAGCTCTGGTCGTTCAATGA
- a CDS encoding flagellar motor protein MotB: MSDHEESEIIFIRKKHGDEEEGHHGGVWKLAFADFMTAMMAFFLVMWLINSTSKETKAAIVQYFNPVQLIDSNPAHKGLRDPAEAGQGKSQQSSAAPDKGAPASAPPASAEKESPQHEAALLYDPMSTLDEIDKKSAQPSSFGDPFDRSAHGVGYVDERIEDSGSPDKSTTAEPMEGPRAKPAPSTPQGKSPAQPARGAASASGEDKKGEASAASVKAALEKVVKAEVAALRAAPHLEVVETSEGLLISLTDDANFSMFAVGSVEPRPQAVHVIGEIGKLLAKQSGDIELRGHTDGRSYKSATYDNWRLSSDRANMAYYMLVRGGFPEKRVVKIAGYADRRPKTPKEPLAAVNRRIEILLRRSER, translated from the coding sequence ATGAGCGATCATGAGGAAAGCGAGATCATCTTCATCCGCAAGAAGCATGGCGATGAAGAGGAGGGCCATCACGGCGGCGTCTGGAAGCTCGCCTTCGCCGACTTCATGACGGCTATGATGGCCTTCTTTCTGGTGATGTGGCTCATCAATTCCACATCGAAGGAGACCAAGGCGGCGATCGTTCAATATTTCAATCCTGTTCAGCTCATCGACTCGAATCCCGCGCATAAGGGGCTGCGTGATCCGGCCGAAGCGGGGCAGGGCAAAAGTCAGCAATCCAGCGCCGCGCCGGACAAGGGCGCGCCAGCGTCGGCGCCGCCGGCTTCGGCGGAGAAGGAGAGCCCGCAGCACGAGGCCGCGCTCCTTTATGACCCGATGTCGACTCTCGACGAGATCGACAAAAAGTCGGCGCAGCCTTCGTCCTTCGGCGACCCTTTCGATCGCAGCGCCCATGGCGTCGGCTATGTGGACGAGCGCATCGAGGACAGCGGCTCGCCGGACAAATCGACGACGGCCGAGCCGATGGAAGGTCCGCGCGCGAAGCCTGCGCCGTCGACGCCGCAGGGCAAATCTCCGGCGCAGCCTGCGCGCGGGGCGGCTTCGGCGTCCGGCGAGGACAAGAAGGGTGAGGCTTCTGCCGCGAGCGTGAAAGCCGCGTTGGAAAAGGTCGTCAAGGCCGAGGTCGCAGCTCTGCGCGCTGCGCCGCATCTCGAGGTCGTGGAGACGTCCGAAGGATTGCTCATCAGCCTGACCGACGACGCCAATTTCTCTATGTTCGCCGTCGGCTCGGTCGAGCCGCGACCGCAGGCCGTTCATGTCATCGGAGAGATCGGCAAGCTCTTGGCCAAGCAGAGCGGCGATATCGAGCTGCGCGGCCACACCGACGGGCGCTCTTACAAATCGGCGACCTATGACAATTGGCGCCTGTCGTCCGACCGCGCCAACATGGCCTATTACATGCTCGTACGGGGCGGCTTTCCCGAGAAGCGCGTGGTGAAGATCGCCGGCTATGCCGATCGTCGGCCGAAGACCCCCAAGGAGCCGCTCGCGGCGGTCAATCGCCGCATCGAAATTTTGCTGCGCAGGAGCGAGCGTTGA
- the fliP gene encoding flagellar type III secretion system pore protein FliP (The bacterial flagellar biogenesis protein FliP forms a type III secretion system (T3SS)-type pore required for flagellar assembly.) produces the protein MKRAAALLLLLLLTPTAAVAQGFDLNALLPSGGGAASGRIVQILVLLTVLSIAPGLLIMVTSFTRFAIALSFLRSGLGLQSTPANLVLISLALFMTFYVMAPTFDAAWKDGLKPLMDNKITEVEAFDKISQPFRKFMIANVRDKDIKLFENLTKDKGTTGDYEKLGLQVLAPAFMISELRRGFEIGFLIVLPFLVIDMVVAVITMSMGMMMLPPTAISLPIKVLFFILIDGWNLLVGSLIRSYG, from the coding sequence ATGAAGCGCGCCGCCGCTCTCCTTCTACTTCTCCTCCTCACGCCGACCGCCGCTGTGGCGCAGGGGTTCGATCTCAACGCCCTGCTGCCTTCGGGCGGCGGCGCGGCCAGCGGAAGGATCGTCCAGATCCTCGTTCTGCTGACGGTGCTCTCCATCGCGCCGGGCCTGCTCATCATGGTGACGAGCTTCACCCGCTTCGCCATAGCGCTGTCGTTTCTGCGCAGCGGCTTGGGGCTGCAGAGCACGCCGGCCAATCTCGTGCTCATCAGCCTCGCTTTGTTCATGACCTTCTATGTGATGGCGCCGACTTTCGACGCGGCCTGGAAGGACGGGCTGAAGCCGTTGATGGACAATAAGATCACCGAGGTGGAGGCGTTCGACAAAATCTCGCAGCCGTTCCGCAAGTTCATGATCGCCAATGTGCGTGACAAGGACATCAAGCTGTTCGAGAATTTGACCAAGGACAAAGGGACGACCGGAGATTATGAGAAGCTCGGTCTCCAGGTTCTCGCCCCCGCCTTCATGATCTCCGAGCTGCGCCGCGGCTTCGAGATCGGCTTTCTCATCGTGCTGCCCTTTCTCGTCATCGACATGGTCGTCGCGGTGATCACAATGTCGATGGGCATGATGATGCTGCCGCCGACCGCTATCTCCTTGCCGATCAAAGTGCTGTTCTTCATCCTCATCGACGGGTGGAATCTCCTCGTCGGCAGCCTCATCCGCTCTTACGGCTGA
- the fliF gene encoding flagellar basal-body MS-ring/collar protein FliF produces MDRLNQLRDNLLGLGPRKLAALAMIFVLVLAVTGVGAFYLSRPNFEVLYAGLDREDVSRIGAALKTSGVPFDINPEGNAVSVHYGQAAQARMMLAERGLPQSANAGYELFDKVGSLGLTSFMQEVTRIRALEGELARTIQLIRGVKAARVHIVLADEGSFRRAKQPPSASVVIRTESPDDSKAAHAIRHLVAASIPGMTVDQVTVLNTDGMLLTTSEGDENDAVPGKTLTLERTVAKDIQDNIRRTLTPYLRLSNFQVSVRTRINTDRKQTNETIFDPESRVERSVRVVKENSTSQNNSTTGSAGADRNIPQDNKPSASEGKQSNDENKKNEELTNFELSSKTITTVSGGYTVENISIAVLVNRASLGALGKDAPKPEAVERQIKEIEQLVSTAAGLRKERGDTVKISAVEFMPNENDMGPVEAPGWADALTHQLGSVINALALIAVTVMLVIFGLRPATRALLAETPSAALAESASPMLDLDGGIELPFTPLEAPEFTMAAAIDTGLIEDIADQENPTPQKRLEQLIEADEMQAVAILKQWMYAEGRV; encoded by the coding sequence ATGGATCGCCTCAATCAGCTGCGAGACAATCTGCTCGGACTTGGTCCCCGCAAGCTCGCCGCCCTCGCCATGATCTTTGTCCTCGTCCTGGCGGTGACCGGGGTCGGGGCCTTCTATCTTTCCCGTCCGAACTTCGAGGTTCTCTACGCGGGCCTCGATAGAGAGGATGTGAGCCGCATCGGCGCCGCGTTGAAAACGAGCGGAGTTCCCTTCGACATCAACCCCGAGGGCAACGCCGTCTCCGTTCACTACGGCCAAGCCGCTCAAGCGCGCATGATGCTCGCCGAACGAGGCCTGCCCCAGAGCGCCAACGCCGGCTACGAGCTGTTCGACAAGGTCGGCTCGCTCGGTCTCACCTCCTTCATGCAGGAGGTGACGCGCATACGCGCGCTGGAAGGCGAGCTCGCCCGAACCATTCAGCTGATTCGCGGCGTGAAGGCTGCGCGCGTGCATATCGTGCTCGCCGACGAGGGCTCGTTCCGCCGCGCCAAGCAGCCGCCCTCCGCCTCCGTCGTCATTCGCACGGAGAGCCCCGACGACTCCAAAGCCGCGCATGCGATCCGACATCTCGTCGCCGCATCCATTCCCGGCATGACAGTCGATCAAGTCACGGTGCTCAACACCGATGGCATGCTGCTCACCACCTCCGAGGGCGATGAGAATGACGCTGTGCCCGGCAAGACGCTGACGCTCGAGCGCACCGTCGCCAAGGATATTCAGGACAATATCCGTCGCACCCTCACGCCTTATCTCCGCTTGTCGAATTTCCAGGTGAGTGTGCGAACGCGTATCAACACGGATCGCAAGCAGACCAATGAGACCATCTTCGATCCCGAGTCGAGGGTCGAGAGATCGGTGCGCGTCGTCAAGGAGAATTCGACGTCGCAGAACAACAGCACCACCGGCTCTGCCGGCGCGGACCGCAATATTCCGCAGGACAATAAGCCGTCCGCATCCGAGGGGAAGCAGTCCAACGACGAGAACAAGAAAAACGAGGAGCTCACCAATTTCGAGCTCTCGTCCAAGACGATCACCACCGTCAGCGGCGGCTACACGGTCGAGAACATCTCCATCGCCGTGCTGGTCAATCGCGCGAGCCTCGGCGCGCTCGGCAAGGATGCGCCAAAGCCGGAGGCGGTCGAGCGCCAGATCAAGGAGATCGAGCAATTGGTGTCGACGGCCGCCGGCCTGCGCAAGGAGCGCGGCGATACGGTGAAAATCTCCGCTGTCGAGTTCATGCCGAATGAAAATGATATGGGTCCGGTCGAGGCGCCGGGCTGGGCGGATGCGCTCACGCATCAGCTGGGCTCGGTCATCAACGCGCTGGCGCTGATCGCCGTCACTGTGATGCTCGTCATCTTCGGCCTGCGTCCCGCGACGCGCGCTCTGCTCGCCGAGACGCCGAGCGCGGCGCTCGCCGAAAGCGCCTCGCCTATGCTCGATCTCGATGGCGGCATAGAGCTGCCCTTCACGCCGCTCGAGGCGCCGGAGTTCACAATGGCGGCGGCGATCGATACGGGGCTGATCGAGGATATCGCCGATCAGGAGAATCCCACCCCGCAGAAGCGGCTCGAGCAGCTGATCGAGGCCGATGAGATGCAGGCGGTCGCGATCCTGAAACAATGGATGTACGCGGAGGGCCGCGTTTGA
- a CDS encoding flagellin produces MSSILTNPSAITALQSLRATQQALASTQKEVSTGLKISSATDNASTWSIAETMKSDQGVLSTIGDSMAVSSSLLNIAQTAVTNAISVLNNIKSAVAQAAQPGADTAKIGTSLTGLSNQLKSIVASASFNGLNILDGSQSSFAFIASYTDGGGSTASALNTIDLTATALIGGGGASPAVAAGSGILEAAQGTGATAATDFTNLSETDVSSSSVITDSLTNADKVISDLTKYAAQIGATQTTITGQAAFVKTLNEALTNGVSSLVDADMNEASTRLQALQTQQQLGVQSLSIANQNSQIILKLFQ; encoded by the coding sequence ATGTCCAGCATTCTCACTAATCCATCGGCTATCACGGCCCTTCAGTCGCTGCGGGCGACGCAGCAGGCGCTTGCGAGCACGCAGAAGGAAGTTTCGACGGGCCTCAAGATTTCGAGCGCCACCGATAACGCCTCCACCTGGTCGATCGCCGAGACGATGAAGTCCGATCAAGGCGTGCTGTCGACGATCGGCGATTCGATGGCGGTGAGCTCATCGCTCCTGAACATCGCCCAGACCGCCGTCACCAATGCGATCTCGGTGCTCAACAACATCAAATCGGCGGTCGCGCAGGCGGCGCAGCCCGGCGCCGACACGGCGAAGATCGGCACGAGCCTGACCGGCCTCAGCAATCAGCTGAAGAGCATCGTCGCTTCGGCCAGCTTCAACGGCCTCAATATTCTGGACGGCTCGCAATCGTCCTTCGCCTTCATCGCCTCTTACACGGATGGCGGCGGCTCGACCGCTTCGGCGCTCAACACGATCGATCTCACAGCGACCGCGCTGATCGGCGGTGGCGGAGCCTCGCCTGCGGTGGCGGCGGGCTCGGGCATTTTGGAAGCCGCGCAGGGAACGGGCGCGACGGCCGCGACCGATTTCACCAATTTATCGGAGACGGACGTCTCCTCGAGCTCGGTGATCACCGATTCGCTGACCAACGCCGACAAGGTGATCTCCGATCTCACCAAATATGCGGCGCAGATCGGCGCGACGCAGACGACGATCACCGGTCAGGCCGCTTTCGTCAAAACATTGAACGAAGCCCTCACCAATGGCGTCAGCTCGCTCGTCGACGCCGACATGAACGAGGCCTCCACGCGCCTGCAGGCGCTGCAGACGCAGCAGCAGCTCGGCGTGCAGTCTCTCTCGATCGCCAACCAGAACAGCCAGATCATCCTCAAGCTGTTCCAGTGA